One genomic region from Chondrinema litorale encodes:
- a CDS encoding DUF5916 domain-containing protein: MKKILLIANLLILLYGLAEAQKKNENYQLLIQKTSDRIVVDGILDENAWEQAEVAEDFYMILPMDTSLAESKTTVRMSYNDQFLYIAAELFEDLPGNNTVESLRRDFSFGSNDNFLVFIDPFDDQTNGFSFGANAAGAQWDGLMANGGSVELSWDNKWYSSVKQYPDKWVFEAAIPFKTIRYKKGITQWGINFSRLDLKRNEKSSWAPVPRQFPSASLAYTGILQWDAPPPEAGMNVSVIPYVLTDVQKNYETGESTNTGVEVGGDAKISITSSLNLDLTVNPDFSQVEVDRQVTNLSRFELFFPERRQFFLENSDLFANFGTDNLRPFFSRRIGLNSPIRFGARLSGKLNKNWRIGAMNIQTEKVDSLGMPAFNYAVAAIQRQVFARSNISLIYIDKAAINYTPAATDENQFSKYNRNLGVEYNLASANNFWTGKMVLHKNFRPDVDTATFMHATELNYDSKNLSLTWQHEYVGENYNPETGYIPRKDYIRGKPEFQYRFFPKNWKGVVSHGPVINSALYFTPQRDFTESETYAGYGINFLNRSQLLAWGQHNYVQLRQDFDPTNSNGEVLLAGTDYSWRSAGIQYVSKPYSLFTYKVATQYGGYFEGDRYNLDLTFGYRIQPYASLATQVTYNKISLPAPLNSADFWLVSPRLDITFTNKMFLTTFVQYNSQAENTNVNVRFQWRYQPASDLYIVYTDNYFPEDFTSKNRALVLKFTYWWNI, translated from the coding sequence GTGAAAAAAATTCTACTGATCGCTAATTTACTAATATTACTTTACGGCTTGGCTGAGGCGCAAAAAAAGAATGAAAACTATCAACTACTCATTCAGAAAACATCTGATCGGATTGTTGTTGATGGAATTCTGGATGAAAACGCTTGGGAACAAGCTGAAGTTGCAGAAGATTTTTACATGATCCTCCCGATGGATACCAGTTTAGCTGAGTCCAAAACCACGGTGAGAATGAGTTACAATGATCAATTCTTATATATTGCTGCTGAACTCTTCGAAGATTTACCGGGAAATAACACTGTAGAGTCTTTGAGAAGAGACTTTAGTTTTGGTAGCAATGATAATTTTCTAGTTTTTATAGATCCTTTCGACGATCAAACCAATGGTTTCTCTTTTGGTGCCAATGCTGCTGGTGCACAATGGGATGGTCTTATGGCAAATGGAGGTTCTGTAGAGCTCAGTTGGGATAATAAATGGTATTCTAGTGTAAAACAATATCCAGATAAATGGGTGTTTGAGGCAGCAATTCCTTTTAAAACCATTAGGTATAAAAAAGGAATTACCCAGTGGGGAATCAATTTTAGCCGATTAGATTTAAAGCGAAACGAAAAATCTTCTTGGGCGCCAGTACCAAGGCAGTTCCCGAGTGCGTCTCTGGCATATACAGGTATTTTGCAGTGGGATGCGCCACCACCAGAAGCAGGGATGAATGTTTCGGTGATTCCTTATGTGCTTACCGATGTTCAAAAAAATTACGAAACAGGTGAATCTACTAATACAGGTGTAGAAGTAGGAGGGGATGCAAAAATTTCGATCACTTCTTCACTCAATTTAGATTTAACTGTAAATCCAGATTTTTCGCAGGTAGAAGTTGATCGGCAAGTAACTAACCTGAGCCGTTTCGAGTTATTCTTTCCGGAACGCAGGCAGTTCTTTCTAGAAAACAGTGATTTGTTTGCCAACTTTGGAACAGATAACCTTCGTCCATTTTTCTCGCGAAGAATAGGATTAAATAGCCCGATTAGATTTGGTGCCAGATTAAGTGGCAAGCTCAATAAAAACTGGCGTATTGGTGCAATGAATATCCAAACTGAAAAAGTGGATAGCCTTGGAATGCCCGCTTTCAATTATGCAGTAGCTGCTATTCAAAGACAAGTTTTTGCACGCTCTAATATTTCTTTAATCTATATAGATAAAGCAGCAATAAATTATACACCTGCTGCAACAGACGAAAATCAATTTTCTAAATACAATAGAAACTTGGGTGTGGAATATAATCTGGCGTCTGCCAATAACTTCTGGACGGGTAAAATGGTCTTACACAAAAACTTTAGGCCAGATGTAGATACAGCCACTTTTATGCACGCTACTGAATTGAACTACGATTCTAAAAATCTATCGCTCACGTGGCAGCATGAATATGTAGGAGAGAATTACAATCCAGAAACTGGTTATATTCCGCGTAAAGATTATATAAGAGGTAAGCCTGAATTTCAATATAGATTTTTCCCTAAAAACTGGAAAGGTGTAGTAAGTCACGGACCAGTTATCAATTCTGCATTATATTTTACTCCACAAAGAGACTTTACAGAATCTGAAACATATGCGGGTTATGGTATCAATTTTTTGAATAGGAGTCAGCTTTTGGCTTGGGGGCAACATAACTATGTGCAGTTGAGGCAAGATTTTGACCCAACAAACTCTAATGGAGAAGTATTGCTAGCAGGTACAGATTACTCTTGGAGAAGTGCAGGTATTCAATATGTATCTAAACCATATAGTTTGTTTACTTACAAAGTGGCCACTCAATATGGGGGCTATTTTGAAGGGGATCGATACAACCTCGATCTAACTTTTGGGTATCGGATACAGCCTTATGCTAGTTTGGCAACACAGGTTACCTATAACAAAATCTCTTTGCCAGCTCCTTTAAACAGTGCTGACTTTTGGTTGGTTAGCCCGAGGTTAGATATCACTTTTACAAATAAAATGTTTTTAACCACCTTTGTTCAGTATAACAGCCAAGCAGAGAATACGAATGTAAATGTGCGCTTCCAGTGGAGGTATCAGCCGGCCTCAGATTTATATATAGTTTATACAGATAATTATTTTCCAGAAGATTTTACATCTAAAAATAGAGCCTTGGTATTAAAATTCACCTATTGGTGGAACATTTAA
- a CDS encoding helix-turn-helix domain-containing protein, which translates to MDNIMTLEEVANYLKMKPQTIYTWAQKGSIPAVKLGKEWRFRRDVIDEWLNQKFDDKFKSIVEKVDKKEE; encoded by the coding sequence ATGGATAATATTATGACACTAGAAGAAGTAGCAAATTATCTGAAAATGAAACCGCAGACTATTTATACTTGGGCGCAAAAAGGAAGTATTCCCGCAGTTAAATTAGGCAAAGAGTGGCGATTTAGACGAGATGTAATAGACGAATGGCTCAACCAAAAGTTTGACGACAAGTTTAAATCTATTGTAGAAAAGGTGGATAAAAAAGAGGAATAA
- a CDS encoding c-type cytochrome translates to MKNIIKIAALFFTVLLLIVVCAITYIKTDLPDIEAPELTIETTPERLARGEYLANNVMGCLDCHAERDWTKYTGPTFEHSKGSGGEKWSPELNFPGHLIAPNITQHTLKDWTDGELYRAITAGVSKDGSPLFPIMPYTSYGQLEKEDIYSIIAYIKTLDPIAKETPARELDFPVDIIVHTMPQQGTHSLKYEGQDAISRGKYLITAAACFDCHTMQEQGQYLEDMAYAGGFEFPVPTGGVVRSANITPDQETGIGKWSEAQFVDRFKQFQDSSFVAYEVQQGEFNSFMPWTYYAGLSERDLTDMYAYLMSLDPIKHQVDKFTSPNTVASNEP, encoded by the coding sequence ATGAAAAACATAATAAAGATTGCTGCGCTGTTTTTTACAGTTCTATTGCTAATTGTGGTTTGTGCCATCACCTATATAAAAACGGATTTACCAGACATTGAAGCTCCTGAATTAACTATTGAAACCACTCCTGAGAGATTAGCACGAGGAGAATATCTTGCTAACAATGTAATGGGTTGTTTAGACTGCCATGCTGAAAGAGATTGGACAAAATACACCGGACCAACTTTTGAGCATAGCAAAGGCAGTGGCGGAGAAAAATGGAGCCCAGAATTAAACTTCCCCGGCCACCTTATAGCCCCTAACATCACACAACATACACTTAAAGACTGGACAGATGGAGAACTTTACAGAGCAATAACTGCTGGTGTAAGTAAAGATGGCAGTCCATTATTCCCGATTATGCCTTACACAAGTTATGGTCAACTCGAAAAAGAAGATATTTACTCTATCATTGCCTATATCAAAACTTTAGACCCTATTGCCAAAGAAACTCCTGCAAGAGAATTAGATTTTCCAGTAGATATTATTGTACACACGATGCCTCAACAAGGTACACACTCACTTAAATACGAAGGGCAAGATGCAATAAGTAGAGGAAAGTATTTGATTACCGCTGCTGCATGTTTCGATTGCCACACCATGCAAGAGCAGGGTCAGTATTTAGAAGACATGGCTTATGCTGGCGGTTTTGAATTCCCAGTACCTACTGGTGGAGTTGTTCGCTCTGCAAACATTACTCCTGATCAAGAAACAGGTATAGGCAAATGGTCAGAAGCCCAGTTTGTTGATAGGTTTAAACAATTTCAAGATTCTAGCTTTGTCGCTTATGAAGTTCAACAAGGAGAGTTTAACAGCTTTATGCCATGGACTTACTATGCAGGACTTTCAGAACGAGACCTTACAGATATGTATGCTTATTTAATGAGTCTTGATCCGATTAAGCATCAGGTTGACAAGTTTACTTCTCCTAATACAGTAGCTAGTAACGAGCCTTAA
- a CDS encoding arylsulfatase, protein MKNLAYLIFLFILAACQNENTTVKEVKSTKPNIIYIMADDMGYADVGCYGQQLIKTPDIDKLASQGMRFTDHYAGTSVCAPSRCVLMTGMHMGHAAVRGNKQWQPSGQMPLPSQMVTVAELMKQGGYTTGMIGKWGLGNVETEGSPNKQGWDYFYGYTDQVLAHNYYPEYLIKNEEKVYLDNEVKYLDSTDWHSGLGSYSTVKKEYSNDLFTNEALSFIDANHDSPFFLYLPYTVPHNNGEAPEGQKQEVPDYGSYKNEDWASDSLGYAAMIERLDNYVGKITAKIDSLGLGENTLIIFTSDNGPMQETVGFTRFFDSNGIYRGGKRDLYEGGIRIPFIARWPETIKAGSTSSHASSFVDFLPTACEIGGVPVPESTDGTSYLTTLKGGQQKANEFLYFEFYEGGKSQAIRKDNWKAVRTNVYKNPNGDWELYNLDTDPSEETNLASQEPEVLKTLVDIANSAHVHDPNWPLFNTEESQ, encoded by the coding sequence ATGAAAAATTTAGCATACCTGATATTTCTATTTATACTGGCCGCTTGCCAGAATGAAAATACAACTGTAAAGGAAGTAAAAAGCACCAAGCCGAATATTATCTACATTATGGCAGACGACATGGGCTATGCCGATGTTGGTTGCTATGGTCAACAACTCATCAAAACACCAGACATAGATAAGTTGGCAAGCCAAGGAATGCGATTTACAGATCATTATGCAGGCACTTCTGTTTGTGCGCCTTCGCGCTGTGTATTGATGACAGGTATGCATATGGGCCATGCGGCTGTGCGTGGCAATAAACAATGGCAACCTTCTGGTCAAATGCCTTTGCCTTCTCAAATGGTTACTGTTGCAGAGTTAATGAAACAAGGTGGATATACAACTGGAATGATAGGTAAATGGGGATTGGGTAATGTGGAAACAGAAGGCAGCCCAAACAAACAAGGTTGGGATTATTTTTATGGCTACACCGATCAGGTTTTAGCACATAATTACTATCCTGAATACTTGATAAAAAATGAAGAAAAAGTCTATCTCGACAATGAAGTAAAATATTTAGATAGTACAGATTGGCACAGCGGATTAGGCAGTTATTCCACTGTAAAGAAAGAGTATTCTAATGATCTTTTTACTAATGAAGCACTTTCATTTATTGATGCTAACCACGACTCGCCATTTTTTCTATATCTACCTTATACTGTTCCTCATAACAATGGCGAAGCTCCTGAAGGACAAAAACAAGAGGTGCCAGATTATGGAAGTTACAAAAATGAAGACTGGGCATCAGACAGTTTAGGTTATGCTGCCATGATAGAAAGACTCGATAACTATGTGGGAAAAATTACTGCGAAAATTGACTCATTAGGTTTAGGAGAAAACACCCTAATTATTTTCACTAGCGATAATGGCCCAATGCAAGAAACAGTTGGTTTTACTCGCTTTTTTGATAGCAATGGCATTTACCGTGGTGGTAAAAGAGATTTGTATGAGGGCGGTATCAGAATTCCATTTATTGCTCGCTGGCCAGAAACTATAAAAGCCGGCAGTACTTCTTCTCATGCTTCTAGTTTTGTAGATTTTCTACCTACAGCTTGCGAGATTGGTGGCGTACCTGTTCCAGAAAGTACTGACGGCACTTCTTATTTAACTACGTTAAAAGGTGGGCAACAAAAAGCAAATGAGTTTCTCTATTTCGAATTTTATGAAGGAGGAAAAAGCCAAGCTATAAGAAAAGATAATTGGAAGGCTGTAAGAACGAATGTGTACAAAAACCCGAATGGTGACTGGGAACTTTACAATCTCGATACTGACCCATCAGAAGAAACTAACTTGGCAAGCCAAGAACCTGAAGTACTTAAAACTTTGGTAGATATTGCAAACTCGGCTCATGTTCACGACCCCAACTGGCCTCTTTTTAATACGGAGGAAAGCCAATAG
- a CDS encoding (2Fe-2S)-binding protein, with amino-acid sequence MATYKIKVNGKVHQVDVEPDTPILWVLRDNLDLVGTKFGCGIAQCGACTVHVDGTAMRSCSLPVSAVGEQEIVTIEGLSEKAEHAVQQAWLEHDVPQCGYCQAGQIMSAASLLSQNPNPTDQDIDDAMNGNICRCGTYVRIKAAIKTAASKMS; translated from the coding sequence ATGGCTACTTACAAAATCAAAGTAAACGGAAAGGTGCATCAAGTAGACGTTGAACCAGATACGCCAATTTTATGGGTTTTGCGAGATAATCTCGATCTCGTGGGAACTAAGTTTGGCTGTGGTATAGCTCAATGTGGTGCATGTACTGTACATGTAGATGGTACTGCTATGCGTTCTTGCTCATTGCCTGTAAGCGCAGTAGGTGAACAAGAAATTGTTACGATCGAAGGTTTGTCAGAAAAAGCAGAACATGCTGTTCAACAAGCATGGCTGGAACACGATGTTCCTCAATGTGGATACTGTCAGGCAGGTCAAATTATGAGTGCTGCTTCGCTACTTTCTCAAAATCCTAACCCTACCGATCAGGATATTGATGATGCTATGAATGGAAACATTTGTAGATGTGGAACTTATGTGCGCATAAAAGCTGCCATTAAAACTGCAGCATCAAAAATGAGCTAA
- a CDS encoding family 20 glycosylhydrolase — translation MDDLKISWELQENNVGGKNIYKAAFTFVNESGADFPAKDWALYFNMLPLDIHVDANSPLQIERINGDFYRVVPTSNFTGVAAGDSAQLIYEAEAWIIKESDAPCGLYFTLDNEATIKVVNNYQVLPYERTEQLTKGEAGTLPVPTAQTIYEENEKYKGIDEKDIPPFIPTPVSYTYKNDILSFDAGITIFYASEDLKREADFLAEGLAKVLGSKPKTSADAPSGDKNITLAVKSQNVNGKTEDAYQLEVSATKGVSIEATNPAGVFYGIQSLIGMIPPTELKDKPSAIKLKEITVKDAPAFDYRGLHLDVSRNFHTKEAVLQLLDLMAFYKLNKFHFHLTDDEGWRLEIKSLPELTAYGSKRGHTLDEAEHLYPSYGSGPYEELPGSGFYTQEEFIEILKYATERHIEVIPELDLPGHARAAIKAMEYRYRKHMSKGDEKGAFAYLLNDEDDTSTYSSAQGYGDNVVCVCRESSFDFLEVVISEVVDMYTAADLKLNILHTGGDEVPAGAWANSPLCQEFLKNSEEYNDPKELSGYFFNRFSEILKKYDVTPAGWEEIALKMRNHGEKHQINEAVDKDGIQVYVWNAIYGGGVEDLPYLLANAGIKTVMSNAPNLYFDFAYSRDPRDRGYYWGGLVSARDSYKMVPYNHFLTAERSVIGKEFDKAELTDGKIKLNNNSQKNIIGIQGQLWTETVKSTDMMQYYYFPKMLGLVERAWVGTPDWANENNPDQQWKDFNKAFGKFTAYVGTHSMPQLDYYWGGINYRIPAPGAIIKDGKLYANNLYTGLEIRFTTDGTEPNENSTLYTEPIAVNGTVKLKAFNNLGNSSFVTTCSK, via the coding sequence GTGGATGATCTAAAAATTAGCTGGGAGCTTCAAGAAAACAATGTAGGAGGAAAAAACATTTACAAAGCAGCTTTTACTTTTGTGAATGAAAGCGGAGCAGATTTTCCAGCTAAAGACTGGGCATTGTATTTTAACATGTTACCGCTAGACATTCATGTAGATGCGAACTCACCACTTCAAATCGAAAGAATTAATGGAGATTTTTACAGAGTTGTTCCCACAAGCAATTTTACAGGAGTTGCTGCTGGTGATAGTGCCCAACTAATATATGAAGCAGAAGCATGGATTATAAAAGAATCTGATGCACCATGCGGCTTATATTTCACATTAGATAATGAAGCAACTATTAAAGTAGTAAACAACTATCAAGTTTTACCTTACGAAAGAACCGAACAGCTTACCAAAGGCGAAGCTGGTACTCTACCAGTGCCTACTGCACAAACTATTTATGAGGAAAATGAGAAATATAAAGGTATAGATGAGAAAGATATTCCTCCTTTTATTCCAACACCAGTAAGCTATACTTACAAAAACGATATACTAAGTTTTGATGCAGGCATTACTATTTTCTATGCTTCTGAAGACTTAAAAAGAGAAGCAGATTTTCTTGCAGAAGGTCTTGCTAAAGTTTTGGGTAGTAAACCAAAAACAAGTGCTGATGCTCCTTCTGGTGATAAAAATATTACACTCGCTGTTAAATCTCAAAATGTAAATGGCAAAACCGAAGATGCTTATCAGCTTGAAGTTTCAGCAACAAAGGGTGTAAGTATCGAAGCAACAAATCCTGCTGGTGTATTTTATGGTATTCAGTCTCTAATTGGAATGATCCCTCCAACTGAGCTAAAGGATAAACCATCAGCAATAAAGCTAAAAGAAATTACAGTAAAAGATGCACCAGCTTTCGATTACAGAGGTTTACACCTTGATGTTTCAAGAAATTTCCATACGAAAGAAGCAGTGTTACAGCTTTTAGACCTAATGGCATTTTACAAGCTTAATAAGTTTCACTTTCACCTAACTGATGACGAAGGTTGGAGACTTGAAATTAAATCTCTTCCTGAGCTAACTGCTTATGGTAGCAAAAGAGGTCACACATTAGACGAAGCTGAACATTTATACCCCTCTTACGGTTCTGGCCCTTACGAAGAATTACCAGGTAGTGGTTTCTATACCCAAGAAGAATTTATTGAAATTCTTAAATATGCAACGGAAAGACATATCGAAGTAATTCCTGAACTCGATTTACCTGGACACGCTCGTGCTGCTATTAAAGCAATGGAGTACAGATACAGAAAGCACATGTCTAAAGGTGATGAAAAAGGAGCTTTTGCTTACCTGCTTAACGACGAAGACGACACCTCTACTTATAGCTCTGCTCAGGGTTATGGCGATAATGTAGTTTGTGTTTGTAGAGAATCTTCTTTCGATTTTCTTGAAGTGGTAATATCTGAAGTAGTAGATATGTATACAGCTGCAGATCTAAAACTAAATATTTTACACACTGGTGGCGACGAAGTACCTGCCGGAGCTTGGGCAAATTCTCCATTATGCCAAGAGTTTTTAAAAAACTCAGAGGAATATAATGACCCTAAAGAATTATCTGGTTACTTCTTTAATCGTTTCAGTGAGATTCTTAAAAAATACGATGTAACACCAGCCGGTTGGGAAGAGATTGCTTTAAAAATGAGAAATCATGGAGAAAAGCATCAGATTAACGAAGCGGTTGATAAGGATGGAATTCAAGTTTATGTGTGGAATGCGATTTATGGTGGTGGTGTAGAAGATTTACCTTATTTGTTGGCAAATGCAGGTATTAAAACTGTAATGAGTAATGCACCTAACCTTTATTTTGATTTTGCCTATAGCAGAGACCCTAGAGACAGAGGTTATTATTGGGGTGGTTTAGTAAGTGCTCGCGATTCTTATAAAATGGTTCCTTACAATCATTTTCTTACTGCTGAAAGAAGTGTAATAGGTAAAGAGTTTGATAAAGCAGAGCTTACAGATGGCAAAATCAAACTGAATAATAACAGTCAGAAAAACATAATCGGTATTCAAGGACAATTATGGACAGAAACAGTAAAGTCTACTGATATGATGCAGTATTACTATTTCCCTAAAATGCTTGGATTAGTTGAAAGAGCTTGGGTAGGTACTCCTGACTGGGCAAACGAAAACAACCCAGATCAGCAATGGAAAGACTTTAACAAAGCCTTTGGAAAATTTACTGCTTACGTAGGTACGCACTCTATGCCACAGCTAGATTATTACTGGGGTGGAATTAATTATAGAATTCCAGCACCGGGTGCAATCATAAAAGATGGGAAACTGTATGCTAACAACCTGTATACGGGGCTAGAAATCAGATTTACAACTGATGGAACAGAACCAAACGAAAATTCTACTTTATATACAGAGCCAATTGCTGTAAATGGTACAGTTAAATTAAAAGCATTTAATAACCTTGGCAATTCAAGTTTCGTAACAACCTGTTCTAAGTAA
- a CDS encoding xanthine dehydrogenase family protein molybdopterin-binding subunit, with the protein MTLIKTKYNRRSFLKVSSAAGGGLMIGFNWLASCQPADKPVTKAPPKEWFEINAFVKIGDNGQVTIMSPNPEIGQNVKTSMPMIVAEELDVNWSDVTVEQAHLSTIKYQRQIAGGSQSIRSGWESLRMAGATAKRLMMEAAAKQWEVPVTELTAENGVISHAGSGKSIGYGEVASAAAKIEVPEKIELKDPKDFKIIGKATKNVDGKKIVTGQRLFGLDFKKEGMLYAMIIHAPAFGMKIKDYDATEVKSMPGIKDVFTVQTAPEEPQWSDVNGFPELVAIVGESTWQVMKAKKALKVNWEQDSAPDSTDDYVARLDKAVNSGEMEVARKDGDPETAFKNAAKIVEKTFSAPFLPHNTMEPMNFFADVTSEKADLIGPIQTPESLRKSASMLLGLSEDNINVEMTRMGGGFGRRLYGNFGLEAAAISQKMGAPIKMIYTREDDMTQGTYRPAYNVKYRAALDANNELIGFHIKAAGIQDSPLFANRFPAGAVENYLAEGTRIDSNISTGAWRAPRSNFVAGAEQSFLDEVAEAAGKDPVTFRLELFEKSINNPVGEKNDYEAERYAGVLKLLKEKANWGKEAPGVYRGISAYFCHNSYVGQVVDVVMENNKPKVQKVWCAVDCGIVVNPEGALNQIEGGIVDGIGHAMYGAITFKGGSAEQSNFDKYRLIRHSEAPAEVEVFFVENGLHPTGLGEPSLPPVMAALANAMYKATGKRLYSQPFAQKDIVTG; encoded by the coding sequence ATGACATTGATAAAGACAAAATATAACAGACGATCATTTCTGAAGGTATCATCTGCTGCTGGTGGCGGATTAATGATAGGTTTTAACTGGCTGGCTTCTTGCCAACCGGCAGACAAGCCTGTTACAAAAGCTCCACCAAAAGAGTGGTTTGAGATTAATGCCTTTGTGAAAATAGGAGATAACGGACAGGTAACTATTATGTCGCCCAATCCGGAAATTGGCCAGAATGTGAAGACTTCTATGCCAATGATTGTGGCCGAAGAATTAGATGTAAATTGGAGCGATGTAACTGTAGAACAAGCTCACCTTAGCACTATAAAATATCAGCGCCAGATTGCTGGTGGTAGCCAATCTATCAGATCAGGATGGGAAAGTTTAAGAATGGCAGGTGCAACCGCCAAAAGGTTAATGATGGAAGCTGCTGCCAAGCAGTGGGAAGTACCTGTAACTGAACTTACTGCTGAAAATGGTGTGATTTCTCATGCTGGTTCTGGTAAGTCAATTGGATATGGTGAAGTAGCAAGTGCTGCTGCCAAGATTGAAGTGCCAGAAAAAATTGAGTTAAAAGATCCGAAAGATTTTAAAATTATAGGTAAAGCTACCAAGAATGTTGATGGTAAAAAGATTGTTACCGGTCAGCGTTTATTTGGATTAGACTTCAAAAAAGAAGGAATGCTTTACGCCATGATTATTCATGCTCCTGCTTTTGGTATGAAGATCAAAGATTATGATGCTACTGAGGTAAAAAGCATGCCGGGCATAAAAGATGTATTCACCGTTCAGACTGCGCCAGAAGAACCTCAATGGTCAGATGTAAATGGTTTCCCTGAGTTGGTAGCCATCGTTGGTGAAAGCACTTGGCAGGTAATGAAAGCCAAAAAAGCATTAAAAGTTAACTGGGAGCAAGATTCTGCGCCAGATAGCACAGACGATTATGTCGCTAGGTTGGACAAAGCTGTAAACTCTGGTGAAATGGAAGTTGCTAGAAAAGATGGTGACCCAGAAACTGCTTTTAAAAATGCAGCTAAGATTGTTGAGAAAACATTCAGTGCGCCATTCCTCCCTCATAACACCATGGAGCCGATGAACTTTTTTGCTGATGTTACCAGTGAAAAAGCAGATTTAATTGGCCCAATTCAAACTCCAGAAAGTTTGAGAAAAAGTGCTTCTATGTTGTTGGGTCTGTCAGAAGACAACATCAACGTAGAGATGACAAGAATGGGTGGTGGTTTCGGTAGAAGACTTTACGGAAACTTCGGATTAGAAGCGGCTGCTATTTCTCAAAAGATGGGTGCACCTATCAAGATGATTTACACCCGTGAAGACGACATGACTCAAGGTACTTACAGACCTGCCTACAATGTGAAATACAGAGCTGCTTTAGATGCCAACAACGAGTTAATCGGTTTCCATATTAAAGCGGCTGGTATTCAAGATTCTCCATTGTTTGCAAACAGATTCCCTGCTGGCGCTGTAGAAAACTACTTGGCAGAAGGTACCAGAATCGATTCTAATATCTCAACTGGCGCATGGCGTGCACCAAGATCAAACTTTGTGGCTGGTGCAGAGCAATCGTTTTTAGATGAAGTAGCAGAAGCTGCTGGTAAAGACCCAGTAACTTTCAGACTAGAGTTATTCGAAAAATCTATCAACAATCCAGTAGGTGAGAAGAATGACTACGAAGCAGAAAGATACGCAGGTGTTTTAAAATTACTAAAAGAGAAAGCCAACTGGGGCAAAGAAGCTCCGGGAGTTTATAGAGGTATTTCTGCTTATTTCTGCCATAACTCTTATGTTGGGCAAGTGGTAGATGTAGTAATGGAAAACAATAAACCTAAAGTGCAAAAAGTTTGGTGTGCTGTAGACTGCGGTATCGTAGTAAACCCAGAAGGAGCACTAAACCAGATTGAAGGCGGTATTGTAGATGGTATCGGTCATGCAATGTATGGTGCAATCACTTTTAAAGGTGGTTCAGCAGAGCAAAGTAACTTTGATAAATACAGACTGATTAGACATAGTGAAGCACCAGCAGAAGTAGAGGTTTTCTTTGTAGAAAATGGCTTACATCCAACTGGTTTGGGAGAACCATCTCTACCACCGGTAATGGCTGCTTTGGCAAATGCTATGTATAAAGCTACTGGCAAAAGATTATATAGCCAGCCTTTCGCACAGAAGGATATTGTAACAGGCTAA